TTGAGGAGGGGGCGGAAATCACGGGTAAAGTAGCATACTGAACTTGAAAAGAACAAATGTAATAGCACAAAAGGTTTAACAGCGGAACCCTATTTCGGCGCTGATGACCCGGTTTCAGAATGGTCCGTAGGAAGGGCCCGTGGCCTAGTCTGGATAAGGCACTAGCCTCCTAAGTTAGTTAGCCCCGGTTCAAATCCGGGCGGGCCCGCCACTATTTTCTCGGTAGTCTAGTCACTAGACCTATCCAGAATATAAGCGCCCTGTTCAGTTCCAACATGCACTTGATCGGTCATATTCACAAAGAGACCTGTTTCAATTACACCAGGAATCATCTTCAAATCAATTGAAATTTCAAGTGGGTTCTGTAGAGGTTCCTCGAATTTTAGGTCTAACAGGAAATTGCCGTTATCTGTGACTACTGGCCCCATTTTCTTTTCAGCAATTCTTAGTACAGGTTCAATTCCCATTGACCTGATTTTTCTTCTTACGGTTCCTAATGAGAAGGGAAGAATTTCCACAGGAACAAGAAAATCTCCACCTAAGCTTGGGACAAGTTTTGATTCGTCAATAATGATGATAAGTTTCCTAGATGCAGATGCAACGATCTTTTCCCTAAGCAGCGCACCACCTCCACCCTTTATAAGATTCAGTTCTTCATCTACTTCATCTGCACCGTCAACAGTCAGTTCTAGTTCAGATGCCCGATCCAGATTTGTTAAGGGTATGTCATATTCGAGAGCGAGCTGATATGCCTGATATGAGCTAGGCACAACACTAAGATCAACGCCATTTTGAACCATCTTGCCAAGTTCTTCAGCGAAATAGGCTACAGTTGAACCGCTACCCAGACCAATGACACCATCTGACGGCAGAGTATCCAAGGCGCTTTTTGCAGCATTTCGTTTCAAATTCTCCATTTTTCCAGACTCCATATTGTGATATAGGAACCATTCTGTTACGATATATAATCTAAACCACGGACGATAGAAAAAACATCGACATCCCTTTCAAGAGACTAATTGACAGGAGGAATACCGATTCGCTCAGTCTCCACCCATAAGAGTACGAAGACGCTCCATTTCAGCGAGCATCTCAGATTGGAGAGTACTCTTTGCACCTGATTCTTTCGCTTTGGAGCTTGGAGCTTCGCTAGCAGATGTTGAAGAGGCTGCTTCTGCTGGTGTGCCACTTGGTGGGCCGTCACTTGGAGCGCTACCACCCGGAGGTCCACCGCTTGGTGCGCCACCTGGGGGTCCACCACTAGGCGGGCCACTTGGAGCACTGCCACCTGGAGGACCACCGCCGGGGGGACCGCCACTTGGTGGGCCATCACTTGGAGCACTGCCACCTGGAGGGCCGCCACTAGGTGGGCCACTTGGAGCTTCCGCGGGTGGAGCTGTCTCCGGTTCAGGAGTTGGGGGTTGTTCGGGAGTAACTTCAGCGGGTTCGGCTGCTTCACTAGGCATACCTACTGATGGAGGGCCTGCTTCGGGTTCTTCAGAGGGCAGAGTTCTGCCAGACATAGCTGCAAGTTTGCGTAGGTAATCGGATCTAGCCTTGTCTACAGCAGAATCTGCATCTACTATTGCCTTCAATTGGTCACTCTTGGCAATTGCATCTTTGACGGATTCGAGACGTGTCTTATAGAGTGAATCCAGCTGAGATTGCAGCGATTCATCAAGCTCTCCTCGGTCTGAGTAGTAGTCCACAGCAGAAAGAGCTTGTCTAAGTGCGTTTTCTTCAATGCGAAGAAAGAGCAAAGCTTCAGTTGGAGTATTAATGAAACGCGTTTTCTTTGACCCACTGATTCCTCCAGATATATCACCTGTAGAAGCGATTATCTTCTGTAAGTCGCCTGAGATGCCTCCTGCCGCGGACTTGTGACGGAGCCAAGCGAGGCCTACTATTATGAGTACTAGCGGGGTGACAGAAAGTATAAAGAACCAAGCAATAGGCCCAAATGGTACGCCTAAGGGCTGAAAGAAGTCGGATATTGGCCTGAATAAGTCAACAATGAAACGAGTGAATTGGCTGTACGATGTCTGCAATTTGCATCACCTGCTAGTACATGACTTTGTGATTGGAGCTTAGTGCTCGGTTATTTTAGCTTTCGTGTAGACATTGAGCCTTTGTATGACTCAGATGTGACACGCTTGAGCCTAGTATTGACTGGTCTTATGTGTTCTTATTACAGATGGACTCATAAACATGACCTTGATATAGTACCATTTTCTAGGCATCGGGAGCAAAGCTACCAACACTATGTATATTTGTGAAATCTGTTTATGAGATTATGGAGCCCCAGGCGAGATTCGAACTCGCGACCCCCTGATCTCTTGATTTGCGATTAACCGCAAGATGTACAAGTCAGGTGCACTAAACCGGGCTGTGCTACTGGGGCATGTCCCGGTGGCCGTTTTGACTTGAATGCTTTAAAAGCCTACTCTTTGGGGGTAGCCGCAAAGCCTTCCATAAATATACGGCGGGATTATATCTTTTGAAGTTTCTTCGATTGAACTAGATGGATAAATGATTCTACGGGTTCATTCCATCCGTGTGGCAGCTTCTTCCAGTGCGGCTATAACATCAAGTTTCTTTCCGGTAATATACCGAATCGTGGATCCTCCACCAGTGCTTATGTGCGTGAGCTTTTCGCTGAATTTCAGCTCCCGTGCCAAAGAACCCAAGTGGCCGCCACCTACAATACTCGTACAATCAGCTTCCGAAATTGACTTGAGAACATCTATAGTGCCGCGAGCAAAGGGTTCCTTCTCGAAATATCCCATAGGACCATTTGCAAACACTACTTCAGCGTCATCAATATCCATCTGAAAATCCTCTACGGTCTTGGGGCCTATATCGTAAAATGGATAGTCATCTATTTCATTCAAGGAACATTCCCATCTTTTGCCATTATTCTCTACCGCAGCGTCGCCGGGTAAGCGAATACTATCGCGGTAGTTGTCTAGGACCTGTCCTGCGTTCTCCACAGCACTTTCCAAATCCTCAATCAAATCTCCATGTTTTCTAGAGATTTGACCGTCAGCTATTAGGAATACAATGCCTACTAGTCCTCCAAGCAAAGCCTCATCTGCACGTTCCAACTGGAGAAGCTCTTCCAAGGTAGCTATTTTGTCGTGAACTTTGCTTCCACCAAGTACTAGTATCCAAGGGCGTCTTTCTGTTGAAACAGCTTCATGAAGAGCAATAACTTCCTTCTCGAAAAGCTTTCCTGCAACAGAAGGCAATAAGGTAGTGAATCCTACAAGAGAAGCTTGTGATCTATGGGCCGCCCCAAAAGCGTCGTTAACAAACAGATCAAATAGTGGATACAGCTCTTGTACAAGAGGCTCCTTCGCGACTTCTTCTGGTGGTGCCTTCTTCAACTCTCCCTCAAACATCCGGACATTCTGAAGAACTAGAATCTCACCCGTCTTCACCGACTTGATTGCCTGTTTGGCCGTTGAACCAAAAATATCATTCACAAAGTGAGCATCGAACCCCAAGTCTTTGATAATCGACGTGTGAGGTTTGAGGGAAATGAAATCATCACTACCAGGACGGCCCTGGTGAGCCATCAGAACGACTTTGCTTTCTGAAAGCTCTTTCAGAGTAGGAACAATTGCCTCTATGCGAGAAGCATCAAGTATCTCCTTTGTATCAGGATCTACTGAAGAATTGATATCCACTCTAAGCAAAACGCGTTTGTTCTCGTATTCCACATCGTCAAGGGTCTTGAAGGGCAGTTCCATGCTTTCACCCCTAACAGGTGTAAGACGATTCATCGATAAAGAGGTTGTGCAAAGACCAACAAAAACAAACGAAGAGAGAAAGCAACAACAGAAATTGGTGCCGCAGGAGGGCTTCGAACCCTCGACTTCAAGATTTCCCATCCGGGGGCGCTCGTCGGTATGACCCCTTTGTCAGCCGATTATGAGTCTTGCGCCCTGAATCCAGGCTAGGCCACTGCGGCTAATTATATTATAGACGTGTATTTGTTGGGAGTTGACTCATTCAGAGTTGCGAGTCGCGATGTTCTATTAAATCTATTCTTAAAGAAGGCTATTACGATTCCTCCTTCTCGAGTGTTCGTTCTATTTCTTCCATTAGCAGTTTTTTAACTGTGCTTCCATCCACTTTCCCACGCAGCTCTTTCATGGCCACGCCCATCAATCCACCAATTGCACCCTTCCCTTGCTCAATGATGAAATCCTTTCGCTGTTCAACAATTTTCCGAAGAGTTTTTCTAGTATCTTCTTCCTCGATCATGCCAAGACCCGTATCTCTCAATGCTTGGTCTATTCCTGCTGTGGGGTTCGCTGCAAGGTAAGAGAGGATATCAGGGATAGCCTCAGCTGAAACAGCAGTTTCTTCAACAGCCTCAAAGATCTCGAACAAATCATTGTCGTCTAGTGATTCTACAGGCACATCGTTCCGCTTAAGATTCACGATGGTGTTTTCCAGTGTGACTGCAACCAAGGTAGGAGGAACATGATGTGTTTCAACTATTTCTTCAAACAAATCTGCATTGGAGGACATCGTCAATTGTGAGGCAAGTTCATCGCTCAGTTCATAGTCGGCTATGAATCGTTCTTTCTTCTCGTCGAGAGTTTCAGGCAAATTGGAACGGATTTGCTCAAGCTTTGATTGAGTAACTTTCACAGGACGGACATCTGTCTCTGGATACATTCTTTCAGCCCCTGGACGGGGACGAGCATATCTACTAGCGCCGGACGGAAGGGGAATTCGTGTTTCTTCTGGAACACCATCGAAGGCTGCCTTAGATCTGTCAACAACTGCACTCAACGAGTCTGTGGCATCTTCTTCGCTAGCAACAACGAAAACAACAGCATCTTCTTCGTTGGCATCCAAGTACTCTCGTAGAGAAGATACCTCTTTTTCGGATATGCCATACTTTGGCATTTCATCGGTATGAAAGATGCCTCCAACTCCACCCCAGAATTTCGCATAGTCGGATAGCTCCGTGCCAAATCGACGACCCGGTTGGATTTCTCGACCCAGTATGCCGGCAAAGCCGGGCAATTTCACAGCATACACAACGTGCCCTGAATCGAGCCCGGACCTGATGAGGTCAGACTCGGTATCCATGAATATCAGAGATACATCTTCGATATCTAAATCAATAGAATTAGTATCGATTTTTTGATTTTGTAGAATATCAGCAATTTCGAGAAGATGATGCTGGCGTAGAGCCTCAAACCGCACAACATCTGCCACCATGTCTAGCTCTTGTAGACCTTTGATTTCGGTGATAGCACCATCTTCAATGGACACGTTAACATCTTGACGAATTGTGCCAATACCTCGCATCGCTTTTCCAGTTGAACGAAGAAGAAGGCCAAGCGCCAAAGCTGTTTCTTTGGCCTCTTCAGGAGTTGCAATGTCAGGTGCTGTTGCTATTTCAATGAGAGGGATACCCAAACGGTCCAATCGATAGACCCGGACATTTTTGT
Above is a window of Candidatus Thorarchaeota archaeon DNA encoding:
- the gatE gene encoding Glu-tRNA(Gln) amidotransferase subunit GatE — encoded protein: MSYEDLGLKVGLEIHQQLDTSRKLYCHCPPIIRDDEPDGGFLRRLRPTQSEMGEVDPAALFEFQRGIAYYYEYYKDSTCLVETDEEPPHNLDKESIETSLMIAIFLESTPVDEIHPMRKIVIDGSNTAGFQRTAVIARGGGIDVGGKKIGIQTICLEEDAARQISEDEDKNVRVYRLDRLGIPLIEIATAPDIATPEEAKETALALGLLLRSTGKAMRGIGTIRQDVNVSIEDGAITEIKGLQELDMVADVVRFEALRQHHLLEIADILQNQKIDTNSIDLDIEDVSLIFMDTESDLIRSGLDSGHVVYAVKLPGFAGILGREIQPGRRFGTELSDYAKFWGGVGGIFHTDEMPKYGISEKEVSSLREYLDANEEDAVVFVVASEEDATDSLSAVVDRSKAAFDGVPEETRIPLPSGASRYARPRPGAERMYPETDVRPVKVTQSKLEQIRSNLPETLDEKKERFIADYELSDELASQLTMSSNADLFEEIVETHHVPPTLVAVTLENTIVNLKRNDVPVESLDDNDLFEIFEAVEETAVSAEAIPDILSYLAANPTAGIDQALRDTGLGMIEEEDTRKTLRKIVEQRKDFIIEQGKGAIGGLMGVAMKELRGKVDGSTVKKLLMEEIERTLEKEES
- the rpiA gene encoding ribose 5-phosphate isomerase A, producing the protein MENLKRNAAKSALDTLPSDGVIGLGSGSTVAYFAEELGKMVQNGVDLSVVPSSYQAYQLALEYDIPLTNLDRASELELTVDGADEVDEELNLIKGGGGALLREKIVASASRKLIIIIDESKLVPSLGGDFLVPVEILPFSLGTVRRKIRSMGIEPVLRIAEKKMGPVVTDNGNFLLDLKFEEPLQNPLEISIDLKMIPGVIETGLFVNMTDQVHVGTEQGAYILDRSSD
- the pgk gene encoding phosphoglycerate kinase, coding for MELPFKTLDDVEYENKRVLLRVDINSSVDPDTKEILDASRIEAIVPTLKELSESKVVLMAHQGRPGSDDFISLKPHTSIIKDLGFDAHFVNDIFGSTAKQAIKSVKTGEILVLQNVRMFEGELKKAPPEEVAKEPLVQELYPLFDLFVNDAFGAAHRSQASLVGFTTLLPSVAGKLFEKEVIALHEAVSTERRPWILVLGGSKVHDKIATLEELLQLERADEALLGGLVGIVFLIADGQISRKHGDLIEDLESAVENAGQVLDNYRDSIRLPGDAAVENNGKRWECSLNEIDDYPFYDIGPKTVEDFQMDIDDAEVVFANGPMGYFEKEPFARGTIDVLKSISEADCTSIVGGGHLGSLARELKFSEKLTHISTGGGSTIRYITGKKLDVIAALEEAATRME